One segment of Streptomyces bathyalis DNA contains the following:
- a CDS encoding transglutaminase domain-containing protein, which yields MLIHREEAGRYGCALPESRYRTEAETRYIADILDMVLELDDAPLSAPRRPLDRFAGTCRDFALLHCALLRHTGTPARIRCGYATYFAEGFHDDHWVTEYAHPEHGWTLGDPQMVPDVRIESPYELDFDPLDVPRDRFLVAGESWRRCRTGEADPKTFGVSVLGLMGLWMVRANVVRDLAALNRAEVLPWDAWGVGDAGRDGQDEAGEATLAVLDEAARATVTADFEEVRALYRDSPGLRVPETITSYQSFDGECEVRLRGGPQDR from the coding sequence TTGCTCATCCACCGAGAGGAGGCCGGCCGTTACGGGTGTGCCCTGCCGGAATCCCGCTACCGCACCGAGGCGGAGACCCGCTACATAGCCGACATCCTGGACATGGTCCTGGAGCTCGACGACGCTCCGCTCTCCGCCCCACGCCGTCCCCTCGACCGGTTCGCCGGCACCTGCCGCGACTTCGCGCTGCTGCACTGCGCACTCCTGCGCCACACCGGAACCCCGGCCCGTATCCGCTGCGGTTACGCCACCTACTTCGCCGAGGGCTTCCACGACGACCACTGGGTCACGGAATACGCCCACCCCGAGCACGGCTGGACGCTCGGCGACCCGCAGATGGTGCCGGACGTTCGCATCGAGTCCCCGTACGAGCTGGACTTCGACCCCCTCGACGTGCCCCGCGACCGCTTCCTCGTCGCCGGGGAGAGCTGGCGCCGCTGCCGCACCGGCGAAGCCGACCCGAAGACCTTCGGCGTCAGCGTGCTGGGCCTCATGGGCCTGTGGATGGTGCGCGCCAACGTCGTACGCGACCTGGCGGCGCTCAACAGGGCCGAGGTGCTGCCCTGGGACGCCTGGGGGGTCGGCGACGCCGGACGGGACGGCCAGGACGAGGCAGGGGAGGCGACCTTGGCGGTGCTCGACGAGGCGGCGCGCGCGACCGTCACCGCCGACTTCGAGGAGGTGCGCGCCCTGTACCGCGACAGCCCGGGCCTGCGGGTGCCGGAGACCATCACCTCGTACCAGTCGTTCGACGGTGAGTGCGAGGTGCGTCTGCGCGGCGGCCCGCAGGACCGGTAG
- a CDS encoding trypsin-like serine peptidase, which yields MRRGASALVAVGALLGLALQATPASADSGGSTPASAVPKAAQERAAGAWTAERMREATPVEDLLDIGARAVERAGKAVPRGEELKIPPLDTDTITKALPEPGGPWSGGGDVVKTTGRVFFKMGGRDASCSGDAVTSDNGSTVITAGHCVKYQGAWHTDWVFVPGYHDGEAPHGKWTASKTLTTPQWEASEDMNFDVGAAVVNPLDGKKLTDVVGGQGLSFNAAYNTTMYAFGFPAADPYDGEKLIYCSGTSFQDFLLTKDHGLSCNMTGGSSGGPWFTEFDEASGKGLQSSVNSFGYTFLPNTMFGPYFGEDAKNLYETAQAG from the coding sequence ATGCGCCGGGGCGCCAGCGCCCTGGTGGCCGTAGGTGCCCTCCTCGGCCTCGCGCTTCAGGCCACCCCCGCGAGCGCCGACTCCGGTGGCAGCACGCCCGCTTCGGCGGTGCCCAAGGCCGCTCAGGAACGTGCCGCCGGGGCGTGGACCGCCGAACGGATGCGTGAGGCCACGCCCGTCGAAGACCTCCTCGACATCGGCGCCCGCGCCGTCGAGCGGGCCGGCAAGGCCGTGCCCCGCGGCGAGGAGCTGAAGATACCCCCGCTCGACACGGACACCATCACCAAGGCGCTGCCCGAACCGGGTGGTCCCTGGTCCGGCGGCGGCGACGTGGTGAAGACCACGGGCCGTGTGTTCTTCAAGATGGGCGGCCGTGACGCCTCCTGCTCCGGCGACGCGGTCACCAGCGACAACGGCAGCACGGTCATCACGGCCGGGCACTGCGTGAAGTACCAGGGCGCCTGGCACACCGACTGGGTGTTCGTGCCCGGTTATCACGACGGCGAGGCACCCCACGGCAAGTGGACCGCCTCCAAGACGCTGACCACCCCGCAGTGGGAGGCCAGCGAGGACATGAACTTCGACGTCGGCGCCGCCGTGGTGAACCCCCTCGACGGCAAGAAGCTCACGGACGTCGTCGGCGGTCAGGGGCTCTCCTTCAACGCCGCCTACAACACCACCATGTACGCCTTCGGCTTCCCCGCCGCCGACCCGTACGACGGCGAGAAGCTGATCTACTGCAGCGGTACGTCCTTCCAGGACTTCCTGCTCACCAAGGACCACGGCCTCTCGTGCAACATGACGGGCGGCTCCAGCGGCGGCCCGTGGTTCACGGAATTCGACGAGGCGTCGGGCAAGGGCCTGCAGTCCTCGGTGAACAGCTTCGGCTACACCTTCCTGCCGAACACGATGTTCGGACCGTACTTCGGGGAGGACGCGAAGAACCTGTACGAGACGGCACAGGCCGGCTGA
- a CDS encoding SCO4848 family membrane protein — translation MSQSADARSSPPSPRPLGLSRRVSWFLLAFGVWSWFVWITFVKNLWKDGSGLAFDDAGEPTGYFWVHLLLAIVSFLLGTAIGVIGLRGLRALRARPAE, via the coding sequence ATGAGTCAGTCTGCGGACGCACGGTCCTCACCGCCTTCTCCTCGCCCTCTCGGTCTCAGCCGTCGCGTGTCCTGGTTCCTGCTCGCCTTCGGGGTCTGGTCCTGGTTCGTCTGGATCACCTTCGTGAAGAACCTCTGGAAGGACGGCAGCGGACTGGCCTTCGACGACGCCGGCGAGCCGACCGGTTACTTTTGGGTTCATCTGCTGCTCGCGATCGTGTCGTTCCTGCTGGGCACGGCGATCGGCGTCATCGGTCTCCGGGGGCTGCGGGCTCTGCGGGCAAGACCCGCGGAATGA
- a CDS encoding 2'-5' RNA ligase family protein, protein MGTVTIGVSIAVPEPHGSLLQQRRASFGDPAAHGIPTHITLLPPTEADPADRPVIEAHLARVAAAGRPFTLRLSGTDTFRPLSPVVFVRLVEGASACSWLQEQVRSPEGPVARELAFPYHPHVTVAHGISEESMDRAYEELAGFEASWTATGFALYEQGSDLVWRLQRKFTFGSGEETALSVSGVPRQVPQPFPVCGDGADSFAPLR, encoded by the coding sequence GTGGGGACCGTCACAATCGGCGTTTCGATCGCCGTCCCCGAGCCGCACGGCAGCCTGCTCCAGCAGCGGCGTGCGAGCTTCGGCGACCCGGCGGCCCACGGCATCCCCACCCACATCACGCTGCTCCCGCCGACGGAGGCCGACCCGGCCGACCGTCCGGTGATCGAGGCGCACCTGGCGCGGGTAGCCGCGGCCGGGCGCCCGTTCACGCTGCGCCTGTCGGGCACCGACACCTTCCGTCCGCTCTCCCCCGTCGTCTTCGTGCGGCTCGTCGAGGGTGCGTCGGCCTGCTCCTGGCTCCAGGAGCAGGTGCGCTCTCCGGAGGGCCCTGTGGCGCGGGAGCTGGCCTTCCCGTACCACCCGCACGTCACCGTCGCGCACGGAATCTCCGAGGAGTCGATGGACCGGGCGTACGAGGAGCTGGCCGGCTTCGAGGCGTCCTGGACGGCCACGGGCTTCGCGCTGTACGAGCAGGGCTCAGACCTGGTGTGGCGGCTCCAGCGGAAGTTCACCTTCGGCTCGGGCGAGGAGACAGCGTTGTCCGTCTCCGGCGTTCCGCGGCAGGTGCCGCAGCCCTTCCCCGTCTGCGGGGACGGCGCGGACTCCTTCGCCCCGCTGCGCTGA
- a CDS encoding acyl-CoA thioesterase/bile acid-CoA:amino acid N-acyltransferase family protein has translation MGRIPKARAGFAALLMLAATAACSGGGGTDDAAKPDEDHAAIHVDRPVALADQDMKVRIGGLRARDRVRVAVHAVDQRSQPWSAHGDFSADAHGRIDLDEQAPRGGRPYAKADSTGLISSMLPTAGSGVKMIGSGDAFSYHPPSPAEKRSFEVRLTVSKHGKRLADRTVTRQWLTSKVRHRKLTVAKNRIDGEMYTPPKGERRKAPVLVFGGSEGGNSGEYAAALLAARGHPALSLCYFRCGKGSGRPDAINMIDTAYFVRAARVLGDEPGADAKRLAVMGNSRGSEIAQLLGQRHPRLFRDVIAYAPSARINGPYLAGASGRAAWAEGGRPIPAGPIRLDNVRGTVLAIAGGNDKMWGSAEAARVIASQKNASGASHRQVTYPKAGHHVNWFPYGQPGQEGGADGQVVSTSGSDQAAREDGWARVLKLLER, from the coding sequence GTGGGACGCATACCGAAGGCACGAGCGGGCTTCGCCGCACTGCTGATGCTGGCCGCGACGGCGGCCTGCTCGGGCGGCGGCGGCACGGACGACGCGGCCAAGCCGGACGAGGACCACGCGGCGATCCACGTCGACCGCCCCGTGGCACTCGCCGACCAGGACATGAAGGTGCGCATCGGCGGCCTCCGTGCGCGGGACCGTGTGCGTGTCGCCGTGCACGCCGTGGACCAGCGCAGTCAACCGTGGAGCGCGCACGGCGACTTCAGCGCCGACGCGCACGGCCGCATCGACCTGGACGAGCAGGCACCGCGCGGCGGGCGCCCGTACGCGAAGGCCGACAGCACGGGCCTGATCAGTTCGATGCTGCCCACGGCCGGCAGCGGCGTGAAGATGATCGGCAGCGGCGACGCCTTCTCCTACCACCCGCCGTCACCGGCCGAGAAGCGCTCGTTCGAGGTGCGCCTGACCGTCAGCAAGCACGGCAAGCGTCTCGCGGACCGTACGGTCACCCGCCAGTGGCTGACGTCCAAGGTGCGCCACCGCAAGCTCACCGTCGCGAAGAACCGCATCGACGGCGAGATGTACACGCCGCCGAAGGGCGAGCGGCGCAAGGCCCCCGTCCTGGTCTTCGGCGGTTCGGAGGGCGGCAACTCCGGTGAGTACGCTGCCGCGTTGCTCGCCGCGCGCGGCCATCCCGCGCTGAGCCTTTGCTACTTCCGCTGCGGCAAGGGCTCCGGGCGTCCGGACGCCATCAACATGATCGACACGGCCTACTTCGTCCGCGCCGCCCGCGTACTGGGCGACGAGCCGGGCGCCGACGCCAAGCGCCTTGCGGTGATGGGCAATTCACGCGGCAGCGAGATCGCCCAGCTGCTCGGCCAGCGCCACCCGCGCCTGTTCCGCGACGTCATCGCCTACGCGCCCTCCGCAAGGATCAACGGCCCCTATCTGGCGGGTGCTTCGGGCCGCGCCGCCTGGGCCGAGGGCGGCAGGCCGATCCCGGCGGGCCCGATCCGGCTGGACAACGTACGCGGCACCGTGCTGGCGATCGCCGGAGGCAACGACAAGATGTGGGGCTCAGCGGAGGCCGCCCGCGTCATCGCCTCACAGAAGAACGCGTCCGGTGCGAGCCACCGCCAGGTCACGTACCCGAAGGCGGGCCACCACGTGAACTGGTTCCCCTACGGTCAGCCCGGCCAGGAGGGCGGCGCCGACGGCCAGGTCGTCAGCACCTCCGGCTCCGACCAGGCCGCCCGCGAGGACGGCTGGGCGCGGGTGCTTAAGCTGCTGGAGAGGTAG
- a CDS encoding metallophosphoesterase, with protein sequence MAVVFVVIAVTVFVLMGCAHWYLWRRLVRDVSAPGTLWRRTGTVLAFVLPVLVITTVVVGRSGAPFVLQRVLAWPGYMWLALLLYLLMALAVGEAVRPLLRRVLARRAAAAAAAGAGPGPAPETPRGATSQAAAEDEGAGGAVTATATRAPGGKAGTEGAVAEDEGSNGSGSAEDAGATSRRLFVARAVAAGATLAAAGTVSAGAYNLLNGPTLKRVTVPLAKLPRAAHGYRIAVVSDIHLGTVLGRSHAERVVRTINSAQPDLVAIVGDLVDGTVEDLGPAAAPLRQLRSRNGSFFVTGNHEYFGDAGAWVDHLRELGVRPLENARVEMPGFDLAGVNDVRGEDSGEGPDFEKALGDRDRARASVLLAHQPVQIHESVEYGVDLQLSGHTHGGQIFPFHLVVALANPTVAGLERYGDTQLYVTRGAGSWGPPVRVGADPDVTVVQLASKQA encoded by the coding sequence GTGGCCGTGGTCTTCGTGGTCATCGCAGTGACGGTGTTCGTGCTGATGGGGTGCGCCCACTGGTACCTGTGGCGGCGGCTCGTACGTGACGTGTCCGCGCCCGGCACCCTGTGGCGTCGTACGGGGACGGTGCTGGCGTTCGTACTGCCTGTGCTGGTGATCACCACCGTCGTGGTGGGCCGCAGCGGTGCGCCCTTCGTGCTCCAGCGTGTGCTCGCATGGCCCGGCTACATGTGGCTGGCTCTGCTGCTGTATCTGCTGATGGCCCTCGCCGTCGGAGAGGCCGTGCGGCCGCTGCTCCGTCGCGTACTGGCGCGCCGGGCGGCTGCCGCCGCCGCTGCCGGGGCGGGACCCGGTCCGGCCCCGGAGACGCCGCGGGGCGCGACGTCGCAGGCAGCCGCGGAGGACGAGGGTGCGGGCGGTGCGGTGACCGCGACGGCCACGAGAGCGCCGGGCGGGAAGGCGGGGACCGAAGGCGCCGTCGCGGAAGACGAGGGCTCGAACGGCTCCGGCAGTGCCGAGGACGCCGGGGCGACCTCGCGGAGGCTTTTCGTGGCCCGCGCGGTCGCGGCGGGCGCCACCCTGGCCGCGGCCGGGACCGTGAGTGCGGGCGCGTACAACCTGCTCAACGGGCCGACGCTCAAGCGCGTCACCGTGCCGCTCGCCAAGTTGCCGCGCGCCGCGCACGGTTACCGCATCGCGGTCGTCAGCGACATCCATCTGGGCACCGTGCTGGGGCGTTCCCACGCCGAGCGGGTCGTCCGCACCATCAACAGCGCCCAGCCCGATCTGGTCGCGATCGTCGGCGACCTCGTCGACGGGACGGTCGAGGACCTGGGCCCTGCGGCAGCCCCGCTGCGTCAACTGCGTTCGAGGAACGGCTCGTTCTTCGTCACCGGCAACCACGAGTACTTCGGCGACGCCGGGGCGTGGGTGGACCACCTGCGCGAACTGGGCGTGCGCCCGCTGGAGAACGCGCGTGTGGAGATGCCGGGCTTCGACCTGGCGGGGGTCAACGACGTACGCGGTGAGGACAGCGGCGAGGGCCCGGACTTCGAGAAGGCGCTGGGCGACCGCGACAGAGCACGCGCCTCGGTGCTCCTCGCGCACCAGCCCGTGCAGATCCACGAATCGGTCGAGTACGGCGTGGACCTCCAGCTGTCGGGACACACCCACGGCGGGCAGATCTTCCCCTTCCACCTGGTGGTGGCCCTCGCCAACCCGACGGTGGCGGGGCTGGAGCGCTACGGCGACACGCAGCTGTACGTCACGCGCGGAGCGGGTTCGTGGGGTCCGCCGGTACGGGTGGGCGCCGACCCGGACGTCACCGTCGTACAGCTCGCCTCGAAGCAGGCGTGA
- a CDS encoding succinate dehydrogenase iron-sulfur subunit, translating to MSTAVMDKSGRSAPGTEPKASHLVTVTFRIRRFNPEVSADANWEDFTLDIDPKDRVLDALHRIKWELDGTLTFRRSCAHGICGSDAMRINGRNRLACKTLIKDIAAIKDGKGSKPILVEAIKGLTVLKDLVVDMDPFFQAYRDVMPFLVTSGNEPTRERLQSAEDRQRFDDTTKCILCAACTSSCPVFWNDGQYFGPAAIVNAHRFIFDSRDEAGEQRLEILNDKDGVWRCRTTFNCTDACPRGIEVTKAIQEVKRALITRRF from the coding sequence ATGAGCACCGCAGTCATGGACAAGTCCGGCCGGTCCGCGCCCGGTACCGAGCCGAAGGCCTCGCACCTGGTCACCGTCACCTTCCGGATCCGCCGCTTCAACCCGGAGGTCTCGGCGGACGCGAACTGGGAGGACTTCACCCTCGACATCGATCCCAAGGACCGTGTCCTGGACGCGCTCCACAGGATCAAGTGGGAACTGGACGGGACGCTGACCTTCCGGCGCTCCTGCGCGCACGGCATCTGCGGCTCGGACGCGATGCGCATCAACGGCCGCAACCGGCTGGCGTGCAAGACGCTGATCAAGGACATAGCGGCGATCAAGGACGGCAAGGGCTCCAAGCCGATCCTGGTCGAGGCGATAAAGGGCCTGACGGTTCTCAAGGACCTCGTCGTCGACATGGACCCGTTCTTCCAGGCGTACCGGGACGTCATGCCGTTCCTGGTCACGAGCGGCAACGAGCCGACGCGTGAGCGGCTGCAGTCCGCCGAGGACCGGCAGCGCTTCGACGACACCACGAAGTGCATCCTGTGCGCGGCCTGCACGAGTTCGTGCCCGGTCTTCTGGAACGACGGGCAGTACTTCGGCCCGGCGGCCATCGTCAACGCGCACCGCTTCATCTTCGACAGCCGCGACGAGGCCGGAGAGCAGCGGCTGGAGATCCTCAACGACAAGGACGGCGTGTGGCGTTGCCGCACCACGTTCAACTGCACGGACGCCTGCCCTCGCGGCATCGAGGTGACGAAGGCGATCCAGGAGGTCAAGCGGGCGCTGATCACGCGCCGCTTCTGA
- a CDS encoding isocitrate lyase/PEP mutase family protein — MSASTGGDAGVARLRSLHQGRAPGDPLVLPGPWDAASARIFADAGFEALATPSHGVSLSLGYADGETPADEMFAAVARIVRAVDVPVTADIERGYGLPPGQIVERLLESGAVGCNLEDSEGGELVDPRRQADFLSQVHEAAEGRLLINARVDSYLRGSEAPLADALERGRLYVEAGAECVYPMRAPLGDIGVLAGELKVPINAWSPAGDSPSPRELGAAGASRITFGGGLAHLARAAVKELAERLRDA; from the coding sequence ATGAGTGCGAGCACCGGCGGGGACGCCGGCGTCGCACGCCTGCGGTCGCTGCACCAGGGCCGCGCCCCCGGTGATCCGCTCGTTCTGCCCGGCCCGTGGGACGCGGCGAGCGCACGCATCTTCGCGGACGCCGGTTTCGAGGCCCTGGCCACGCCCAGTCACGGGGTCTCGCTCTCGCTGGGGTACGCGGACGGCGAGACCCCGGCCGATGAGATGTTCGCCGCGGTCGCCAGGATCGTGCGAGCGGTGGACGTGCCGGTGACGGCGGACATCGAGCGGGGCTACGGGCTGCCACCGGGGCAGATCGTGGAGCGGCTGCTGGAGAGCGGCGCCGTCGGCTGCAATCTGGAGGACTCCGAGGGCGGCGAGCTGGTCGATCCTCGGCGGCAGGCCGACTTCCTGTCGCAGGTGCACGAGGCCGCGGAAGGGCGACTGCTCATCAACGCCCGCGTCGACAGCTATCTGCGCGGCTCGGAGGCTCCCCTGGCCGACGCGCTGGAGCGCGGACGTCTCTATGTGGAGGCGGGCGCCGAGTGCGTCTATCCGATGAGGGCGCCGCTCGGCGACATCGGCGTTCTGGCAGGGGAGTTGAAGGTCCCGATCAACGCGTGGTCCCCGGCGGGCGACAGCCCGTCGCCGCGCGAACTCGGCGCGGCGGGCGCCTCCCGCATCACCTTCGGCGGCGGGCTCGCTCACCTTGCGAGGGCGGCGGTGAAGGAACTGGCCGAGCGGCTGCGCGACGCCTGA
- the rocD gene encoding ornithine--oxo-acid transaminase — MSTSERLIAASEARSAHNYHPLPVVVASAEGAWVTDADGRRYLDMLAGYSALNFGHRNQRLIDAAKAQLDRVTLTSRAFHHDRFGEFCEQLAELCGMEMVLPMNTGAEAVETAVKTARKWGYQVKGVPDGRAKIIVADNNFHGRTTTIVSFSTDPEARADFGPYTPGFEVVPYGDLAALEAAVDDDTVAVLMEPIQGEAGVLVPPAGYLPGVRELTRSRNVLMIADEIQSGLGRTGATFALEHEGVHPDMYVLGKALGGGVVPVSAVVSSREVLGVYRPGEHGSTFGGNPLACAVALEVIAMLRTGEYQQRAKELGEHLHHELGVLVGGGAVREVRGRGLWAGVDIDPAHGSGRELSEKLMGRGVLVKDTHGSTIRIAPPLVVTKEDLDWGLEQLGDVLGG; from the coding sequence ATGTCCACCTCGGAAAGGCTGATCGCCGCCTCCGAAGCGCGCAGCGCCCACAACTACCACCCCCTGCCCGTCGTGGTCGCCTCCGCCGAAGGCGCCTGGGTGACCGATGCCGACGGGCGGCGCTACCTCGACATGCTCGCCGGTTACTCGGCGCTCAACTTCGGGCACCGCAACCAGCGGCTCATCGACGCTGCCAAGGCCCAGCTGGACCGGGTGACGCTCACCTCCCGCGCCTTCCACCACGACCGCTTCGGCGAGTTCTGCGAGCAGCTCGCCGAGCTGTGCGGCATGGAGATGGTCCTGCCCATGAACACGGGCGCGGAGGCCGTCGAGACGGCCGTGAAGACGGCTCGCAAGTGGGGTTACCAGGTCAAGGGCGTGCCCGACGGCCGGGCGAAGATCATCGTCGCCGACAACAACTTCCACGGGCGTACGACGACGATCGTCTCCTTCTCCACCGACCCTGAGGCACGTGCCGACTTCGGTCCGTACACCCCGGGATTCGAGGTCGTCCCTTACGGCGACCTCGCCGCCCTGGAGGCAGCCGTCGACGACGACACCGTCGCCGTCCTCATGGAGCCCATCCAGGGCGAGGCGGGCGTCCTGGTGCCGCCCGCCGGCTACCTGCCGGGCGTGCGCGAGCTGACGCGCAGCCGCAACGTGCTCATGATCGCGGACGAGATCCAGTCCGGGCTGGGCCGCACCGGCGCGACCTTCGCGCTGGAGCACGAGGGCGTGCACCCCGACATGTACGTGCTGGGCAAGGCGCTCGGCGGCGGCGTCGTGCCCGTCTCCGCGGTGGTCTCCTCGCGGGAGGTGCTGGGCGTCTACAGGCCCGGCGAGCACGGGTCGACGTTCGGCGGCAACCCGCTCGCGTGCGCCGTCGCCCTCGAGGTGATCGCCATGCTGCGCACCGGCGAGTACCAGCAGCGCGCGAAGGAGCTGGGCGAGCACCTCCACCACGAACTGGGCGTGCTCGTCGGGGGCGGAGCCGTACGCGAGGTGCGCGGGCGCGGCCTGTGGGCCGGCGTGGACATCGACCCGGCGCACGGCAGCGGACGGGAGCTGTCGGAGAAGCTGATGGGCCGCGGCGTCCTGGTCAAGGACACGCACGGCTCGACGATCCGCATCGCGCCACCGCTGGTCGTCACGAAGGAGGACCTCGACTGGGGTCTGGAGCAGCTCGGCGACGTCCTGGGCGGCTGA
- a CDS encoding D-alanyl-D-alanine carboxypeptidase family protein: MPATAAAALSLALLVPASLSGTAHAASPGAPPARAVTDDGKDPQPPARMSQVGGKLLGSPGTQMKPKQGQKPPELPEGITARSWIVSDAESGKVLAANNAHWKLPPASTLKMLFADTVLPKFPKTKTHKVEASDLEGMGEGSSLVGVKEDQTYSVRDLWRGVFLRSGNDAVHVLASMNGGKDKTVREMNDQAKKLRADDTNVVSPDGYDKKGQVSSAYDLTLFARNGMQKADFREYASTARAQFPGEEKKGKKKRETYEIQNTNRLLTGDIGLDPYPGIAGVKNGSTSKAGATFTGVAQHGDRVLLVTCMHPDDRQGGLEVYKETAKLFDWGFKAADKVEPVGELVAPVGISSSGKSGDSKDRGKAGGKATAGSGEDGENSGGAGVALGITAACLVVVAAVAYAVHRRWPIPDLAKLRRLPFVQASPPEGSASRTDSASESASDADPKASAGAADPPDSSGQDPASGSDPVSVRKPD, translated from the coding sequence ATGCCCGCGACAGCCGCAGCCGCCTTGTCCCTCGCGCTTCTCGTCCCCGCATCGCTCAGCGGCACCGCTCACGCGGCGTCCCCGGGGGCTCCGCCCGCCCGTGCAGTGACCGACGACGGCAAGGACCCGCAGCCGCCGGCCCGCATGTCGCAGGTCGGCGGGAAGCTGCTCGGCTCGCCCGGTACGCAGATGAAGCCCAAGCAGGGCCAGAAGCCGCCGGAACTCCCCGAGGGCATCACGGCACGTTCCTGGATCGTCTCCGACGCCGAATCAGGGAAGGTGCTCGCCGCCAACAACGCGCACTGGAAGCTGCCGCCCGCCAGCACCCTGAAGATGCTCTTCGCCGACACCGTGCTGCCGAAGTTCCCGAAGACGAAGACGCACAAGGTCGAGGCGTCCGACTTGGAGGGGATGGGCGAGGGCAGCAGCCTCGTCGGCGTGAAGGAGGATCAGACCTACTCCGTGCGGGATCTGTGGCGCGGTGTCTTCCTGCGTTCGGGCAACGACGCGGTCCACGTCCTCGCCTCGATGAACGGCGGCAAGGACAAGACGGTCCGTGAAATGAACGACCAGGCAAAGAAGTTGCGTGCCGACGACACCAACGTCGTCAGCCCGGACGGCTACGACAAGAAGGGCCAGGTCTCCTCCGCGTACGACCTGACGCTCTTCGCGCGCAACGGAATGCAGAAGGCCGACTTCCGCGAATACGCCTCGACGGCGCGCGCACAGTTCCCCGGCGAGGAGAAAAAGGGGAAGAAGAAGCGCGAGACGTACGAGATCCAGAACACCAACCGCCTGCTGACCGGCGACATCGGCCTGGACCCCTACCCGGGCATCGCCGGCGTGAAGAACGGCTCGACCTCGAAGGCAGGGGCGACGTTCACCGGCGTCGCACAGCACGGCGACCGGGTGCTGCTGGTGACCTGCATGCACCCGGACGACCGGCAGGGCGGCCTGGAGGTCTACAAGGAGACCGCCAAGCTCTTCGACTGGGGCTTCAAGGCCGCCGACAAGGTCGAACCGGTGGGTGAACTCGTCGCCCCCGTCGGCATCAGCTCCTCCGGGAAGTCCGGTGACAGCAAGGACCGCGGCAAGGCCGGCGGGAAGGCCACTGCGGGCAGCGGTGAGGACGGCGAGAACTCGGGCGGCGCGGGCGTCGCCCTGGGCATCACCGCCGCCTGTCTGGTCGTGGTGGCGGCGGTCGCCTACGCGGTCCACCGTCGCTGGCCGATCCCGGATCTGGCGAAGCTGCGCCGCCTTCCGTTCGTTCAGGCTTCCCCTCCGGAGGGTTCCGCTTCCCGGACGGACTCCGCCTCCGAGTCCGCCTCCGACGCGGACCCGAAAGCCTCCGCCGGCGCGGCGGATCCTCCGGACTCTTCCGGTCAGGACCCCGCGTCGGGCTCGGATCCGGTGTCGGTCCGGAAGCCCGACTGA
- the trpS gene encoding tryptophan--tRNA ligase, with protein MANDRPRVLSGIQPTSGSFHIGNYLGAVRQWVALQETHDAFYMVVDLHALTLPQDPAELRDNTRLAAAQLLATGLDPERCTLFVQSHVPEHTQLNWLMECLTGFGEASRMTQFKDKSSRHGADRTSVGLFTYPILQVADILIYQANQVPVGEDQRQHIELTRNLAERFNGRYGQTFTVPEPYILRETAKIFDLQDPSIKMSKSASSPKGIIDLLDDPKASAKKIKSAVTDTGSEIRFDPENKPGISNLLTILATLTDSTIAEVEPRYEGKGYGALKTDLAEIVSDWAAPFRARTREYLDDPETLDSLLAKGAEKARAVAAETLSQAYDKVGLLPGKY; from the coding sequence ATGGCCAATGACCGTCCGCGTGTACTCTCCGGCATCCAGCCCACCTCGGGTTCGTTCCACATCGGCAACTACCTGGGCGCCGTTCGCCAGTGGGTGGCGCTGCAGGAGACACACGATGCCTTCTACATGGTCGTCGACCTGCACGCGCTGACGCTCCCGCAGGATCCGGCGGAGCTCCGGGACAACACCCGCCTCGCCGCCGCACAGCTGCTGGCCACGGGCCTCGACCCGGAGCGCTGCACGCTCTTCGTGCAGAGCCACGTGCCCGAACACACCCAGCTGAACTGGCTGATGGAGTGTCTGACGGGCTTCGGTGAGGCGTCCCGGATGACGCAGTTCAAGGACAAGTCCTCGCGGCACGGGGCCGACCGGACGTCGGTGGGGCTCTTCACGTACCCGATCCTTCAGGTCGCCGACATCCTGATCTACCAGGCCAACCAGGTCCCCGTCGGCGAGGACCAGCGGCAGCACATCGAGCTCACGCGGAACCTGGCCGAGCGGTTCAACGGCCGCTACGGACAGACCTTCACCGTGCCGGAGCCGTACATCCTGCGCGAGACGGCGAAGATCTTCGACCTCCAGGACCCGTCGATCAAGATGAGCAAGTCGGCGTCGTCACCGAAGGGCATCATCGACCTCCTGGACGACCCGAAGGCGTCCGCGAAGAAGATCAAGAGCGCGGTGACGGACACGGGCAGCGAGATCCGCTTCGATCCGGAGAACAAGCCCGGCATCAGCAACCTGCTCACGATCCTCGCCACGCTGACGGACTCCACAATCGCGGAAGTGGAGCCGAGGTACGAAGGCAAGGGTTACGGTGCGCTCAAGACCGATCTCGCGGAGATCGTGAGTGACTGGGCCGCCCCGTTCCGCGCCCGCACGCGCGAGTACCTGGACGACCCGGAGACGCTCGACTCGCTCCTGGCCAAGGGCGCGGAGAAGGCGAGGGCCGTCGCGGCGGAGACGCTCTCGCAGGCCTACGACAAGGTGGGCCTGCTGCCCGGCAAGTACTGA